The genome window TAGCCGAGCTCGAGCTTCCTAGCGACTTTTTGGTGCTACTTATCAAGCGCAAGGGCGAGTACATCAAACCTACCGGCTCATCGGTGTTTGAAGAGGGCGACTTGCTGCTCATTCAGTGCGAGGACGAAAACAAATACAACGAAACCTTAAAAACGTTTACGGCGTAAATTTGACAGAAATTTAGCCTTCGGTTTCGGTCAAATTTGACGCTAAAAGGCGCGCCTTGGCCTAAAAGGAGCAAATTTGGACTTATCCGCCGTTTCGAAGACGCTATTTATCCCGCTTAGCGCGCGAATTTTCGCTTCTAAAAATTCCCCCGAGTATTTTTACGACGAAAAGGCTCTGTCGCTCGAAAATATCGCACAAACAAACTGCGAGTCCGTGCAAGAAAAATCGTCCGAATATGCGCTCATGGCATCTGCGGCTAGATACTACAATATAGACGAGATCGTGCGTAAATTTTGCGCAAAATATCCAAAATGTAACGTCGTTTATCTAGGCGCAGAGCTCGAGACGGCTTGCTTTCGTTTAAAAATCGCAAACACAGCCTTTTACGAGATAGATTTGCCCGAGGTGATAGAGCTTAGAGGGCTTTTGCTTGGCGAGCGTCCAAACGAAGCGCTCATGGGCTGCGATATGTTTAACATGGCTTGTGCGCGGAGCATTGATAAGGCTTGCCGATGCTGCTTGTAGCGTGCGGAATGTTTCAGTATTTTACGCGCGAGCAGGTTTTAAATTTGATCCGTGAACTTAAAAGCGCCTTTAAAAATGCCGAGCTCGTATTTGACGCCACAAACGAAGCGGGCCTAAAGTACGCTAACAAATACGTAAAAAGCGTCGGAAACGACGAGGCGATTATGCGTTTTTGCGTCGAGGACGGTCGCAAATTTGCGCTGGAAGCCGGCGTAAATTTGATAGAGGAGAAAGTATTTTTCGCTGATGCTCGAAAGATTCTTGCAAAAAGGCTCAAATT of Campylobacter showae contains these proteins:
- a CDS encoding class I SAM-dependent methyltransferase — encoded protein: MDLSAVSKTLFIPLSARIFASKNSPEYFYDEKALSLENIAQTNCESVQEKSSEYALMASAARYYNIDEIVRKFCAKYPKCNVVYLGAELETACFRLKIANTAFYEIDLPEVIELRGLLLGERPNEALMGCDMFNMACARSIDKACRCCL